The region GACTATCAACTCCAATCAAATTTGCTGCCTGCAAAGAgcaaattttattaaagattCAACATTGTGAAATAAGAAGAGCAAATTATGcatgcacacatacatatatgcataataAAGCAGATTAAGATTTCATAGCATACATCATATAagagaattttcttttttaaatttttgtttatttaattctGTATCTTTCAAGCTACAGATGGTCATTTCCAAAAACATGTCTGAATTAGTtgaaaggaagaagaacttaAGGAACAGGGCATTTCTTAAAAATACTGAGTACAGAGTTCATGAATGACAAGAATTTAGACAAAGGCAGAATGAGTTCACcttcttaagaaaaataaaacggTCACATACATTTTCTACTTATTAAGTGGCTATATCAAATTGTGCCCACAACAATTTGTTATGTCTTTTGCGCTGACATAGTTAATCTTGAAACAGAGTTTTagattattataatgaaaaacaaacaaacaggaAAAATACATTGGAAGTTCAAAGAACCAGGTGGTAAGATTTAACACAAAGGATGCTGCTACAAGATATTTGGAGTATGAGATGAATATAACACAGAACTAGCAAGTAGGTCCCAAAAGAAACAGTGCTAAAAGGGCCGAGGATATTTGAAATGCAAGCAGGATTTTGTTATAAAACTTGGCAAAACGGTATGATGGAAGCTTTACAAGGTTATTAGAAGAGAAAAGACAACCAGAAAAGCAGTCTAACATGCTAAGTTTATTGGTTGGAAGAGAGGATAATGTGTAACACTAAAGGATGTGGTTAAACAGTGCTTTCACAGATGAAGCTTATTTAGTAactcaactaaaaaaaaatcttgttccTGGAAACCACAACACACTTAGAAGCATGTGGAACTACATCATATGTTGTTGTTACACATCCCTTTTGGAGATGATGCTTATATTGTGGGCTCAACTACCAATCTGGCTACTAAAAACTAATGCAACTTGAGTAACTTATGATAAAATGAGAATGAGCGCATCTTCTATCTTAAGTACCAAAACTAGCACTGCGAGTTAGTCTGTTTAGAAGTACCTGACATATGGTTGatcaatgaagaaaaagaagcagcaGATAAACAATGTAGCACTTCAAGCTTGGTAAATGAGAATGACATCAAACCAAATAAAACACCATAAACAAAGTTACTACCTCAACACAGAGACCTTTCTTTTTGCAGAGGGCTTTAAGAGCAAAATTGCATCTGATTCCCTGCTCACTGAAGTGCTCTACAATTGCAGAGGTAGAGTGTACAAGGACATCAGGCTCGGCCTCCTGGAAATCTTGTAAACCAATTGCTGACTGCAGAATATGGGACGTATTACAACTCAGGCAATTGAGGTTGAATTATATAAAGAAGAGCATTTTCAATCCACAAAAAATCACTGGATTAATACACAGCAGTCTGGTCAAACCATAGTCAATAGAACCAAACAAGATGCTAAACCAGTGGTTCCAGTTCAATGGTACAGTCAGTGctataaaactaaaaacattttaatattttcaacgTTATAGGTACATGTGCAATGCACTATTCTCACAAATGAACATGTGGATCAGTGGAAGATTGTTAATCTTTCCACAAAGATAGGATGGCTTCATTTGTGGAGggaataaaaatcaaatattttgtggCATTAAGTGTGTTCCtgctgaaaattttcaaaattgaaattatggCCAGTTTTAGTGACTTGGTACATTTAAGTTTACCAGACCCAGCCACtgctgatttctgatggatcaGTTGAGATGGCTGGTCCGGGTCAGTTCTCTCATAACAATGAGTCCAACTAGGTATATTCCAAGTCATTTGTACAGGTTAGAGCTAACTGAAGTTATAAGAAGAACCAGACCTTccttcaaaatcattttattcagATACAAAACTCTTGCAATCCACACAATTCGTAGACACCCAACTGTCACACCTTAAACACGAACAGTTGTGGACCTTTTTTTGACACAATGAACATGTATAACCAACCAACCACACAGTTAGAACCTTCTTTCTTTTGTCTCATTTATGCAACTAACTAGAATATGTAAACCAGAAAAATTCCCTTATTTGACAACTTGTTTGTACCAACTAGTGAAATATGATGACAGTGAATGCATTATACATGCCTGAACACCGTATACCGAGAACAGCTCTATTCTCATGATCTCCAACCTATAGAGAGTTGAGCCAGAGCGCTTTCCTTGACCATCAGTTCTCAAGCCCCAAACTTCACCATctaaagagaaattgagaggaGTAAATGCATGAATCTTGAAATAGCCACAATTTTCAAATACAAAGTAAACTACTACAAATCAGAAAATAGTAGCATGAGAGTTCCAACCTCCGATGGTTAATAGTGGAGGTTTCAACCAGCTAACTACTACAATAAGGTGGCAAGGTAGCAAACTATCAAGCTAAGAATTTTCAGCAGTTCTTAGCAGGTGGAAGTGAGAGCAAAACAAAAGGCCCATTACCTTCTCCTGTATGGAGCCGGAGTCAGATCACTCAGCTCAACAGTTCACCAATATATCAAAATTCTTGCAAAGAATTTTAGTATTTAGGGCCTCATAATTCAGCAAAGAAACCATTTTAGTTAAATAACAGTCCCATACTAAATGTCACGAATGAACTAATTGTACATGAACAAGAGTTGCCATTCTTCTGATAGCAAAAGATAGTGGATGGAgccaacacatacaaaataaataaataaataacttgatGGAATTTCTAGATAAATGGTCATATGATTCAGAAAAGGCACTAGCACAATCCGAGACAGaatgtaacataaaaattatCACCTAATTATGTACACACTTTGAGCATCAGGATGAAAAAAGGTTCAATTTTGTCACAGAGAGAAAAACATAGAAGCAACTAAAATAAATAGTGACCATCTTTATGTGGTAGTGGTACAATCATTTGATGATCTCCACAAGTCCCTGCTTACTTGTTGAGTGCGAAATAATCTGGAAAAAAGAGGAGATTTAGTCAAGATGTCAATCCAATAATTATCATTCAATACCTTTCCACTCTGAGGTGTAGCCATCACTATCTTCTCCACTAAAAATTCTCTGTAAATATAATTCTTCATCCATGAAGGCAGGCCTGAGGCAACCCACAATTGAAACCCCATTGGATGGGTGGTCCATCTTTGCAGCATGCTCCATATTAACAGCCTACAAAAAAACATATATCAAATAGAATATTGTGATTGTGAAATGACAAGGATTATGATCTTATCAGAAAATATAGATTACTGTAAGGTTTTCCAATAGCAAGTttaatggggggggggggggggggggatagagagagagagagagtacagaACAAGTCTTATAAGGATGCAAGAATCAATTTTTATTGCTCCTAACTATAATTGTCAAATTGACATCAGGATAGTACTAAGTGTGAAATGAATAGAATCAATGAATTATCAGATCGGTacatgaatttcaaaaattgctATGAAAAGTTTAGGCATACATCTAGAAATGACTATCCTAAGTTTCACACTTTTTATGATCTGATAGAACTTTtttattccatttttctttctttaataaATCTGCATGTCTAAGGAGTGGTGCCTAGTGCAGATTAGATGAAGGAGAcctgattaagatggtttgaacatgtgagaagaagaatgaTTGACACATCTATGAGGCAAGTGGGTTAAATGGAGGAAATTTTTAGCAGAAGGAGAGGAAGgctaaaagaaaatttggtgggaaaccCTTAAAAACATCACATAAGATATGACCTTATGGCCATGGATGAGATGATTGGAGGAATATAATTTATGTAGTCAAGCCCACCTAAacaaggcttgtgattgttgttgttacaaataaattaaggtTCCCAATAAGCTAAACTTAACATTTTAAATGCTTCCGCACAACACTACAGGAATCTTATGGAAAGAAGGATTGGCATGGCTTTAAAATAAAGGTAGCATTGCTTTATATGTTTATAAAAGTAACTAAGGGTGTCATCTACAACCCCATCTCCCAAGCAAGGGTGCTCTTCTACTACTAGTTAAAATATCCATCAATTACTCTAAAAAATTCATATCAAGCAAGACTTTACTTCTAGCTTCTAAGTAACAACTAAGTATTTTGACATTTAAGgtcgaataattttgcatattgGTGATAACTGGGCATACAGTTTTCTTTTTCAGGGGAAGGCAAAAGGGTTCCAACACCGACCCCAGGACCCAGATGCCCCCTACACTGCAAGTTGCAGTGCTTATTAACAGGAAAAGGGGAACAGCTTCATAATAGGTAAGTTAAGCATAAATGACTTTCATAACCAGGATACAGcttcataaattcaagaatcagTCACCTTTGTCAAGCACTTGGCAAAGTATATTGGATGAACCCCATTGCCAGCATCTGTTGGCATGCCCCACTGGACTGGGATGTCAGACATTTCAGTATCCTCAACCTACTTTACACCAAAGGGCAGTTAGGAGAAAAATCATCAAACTAGAAATACGAACTCAAGCTGCAGTATAGAAATGAAGAGTAATGTCCCCTCACCTCAAAATAGCCATCATTGAGAAGTATGTCATCAGTAGTATCAATTTCTGCTACGTTATACCCAGTGGCAGCAACCTTTCTATTCTCATATGTTGTAATATCCATTCCAATCAAAACATTCTGAAGGTATGCCCCCATATAACAATTAATATATGAATACAGAAAGTAAAAACTCTTCATGCTGTAAAGTGTGACAGCAGTGTTAATGTAAAGAAATGAGGTTAGAAAGCCCAAAAAACATGTGTAAGTGGTGTTTAGCTTTGCCATTAGCATTACTATAGTTGGTCATAGGTTGCAACAACTACAATTGATGGTGGACTGGAATAACACTTCAATCAAGGTTGAAAGCCAATTTTAGGATTGATTGATACAAAAATCGACCAATCATAGCTTAAATCCAAAAACCTCTGTGTTGGAAAACTGGGCTGCAAGTAGTAGAAAAATAaggtttcaaaaaaattaaaaaactggACCTCCAAAATTTCAACTCCTCCATTCCCACCTCAAAAGTACAAAAAGCAGTGAAATCATGTAGCCTTTTACAAGAGAGCACATCTGGAGCCACTTAATGCCAAGTAGCTCATATACAAGGATGGTGATAATCTGCTCACAAGCAGCAACCTGAATGAGAAGCAATTCAAAAGTAACTAGCAAACACCCATAGCTCTTTGGCTACAATGTTTTCTTAGTTAAAAAGGGCAATGAAGGCACCAAGATGGTTAGCCAAGTGGGCAAAGGTTTAACCCACAGGGTCTTTGTTACTTAATCATGAGATCAATTCTTGTCCCATGCACCAACTGTGATGTGTGGGATTTGGATTCTCCTGCATGTTACAAACTATGGCTCAAACTTGCAAAGATTTTTTATGCTTCTTTTGGTTCCCTACGGGAATAGCCTACAATGATCATGTCAAAGGGTAAGGCAAAAGGAGGAGTTTTGATGGGTGAGTGTGTGTGTTCAGGGGGAAGTGGCAATAAAACTAAACAAGCATGCAAGCCCTCACCACAGGGTTATTTGCTCCACGATCTTGCAAGATGTTTTCAttgtcaaaaatttcaaaaaatatatctgaaagagaagaggaaaataatcaaaaaactTATGAGGTTCATCCTATAAACCAAAACTAGATGACAGATAGAAATTACAAACCACACCTCCATACTCATCAATAACATATTGGAATTCAGCCCACGATATGTGTTCATGTGGTTCACAATGTACCATATAAGGGAAAACCAACAAGGCACTGCTATTACcctacaaaataaacaaaaatcagCCCAGGAATTCCACATTAATGTATTCACAACCAATAACTAACAACAGCAAGTATACTAATTATTCTTGAGTTTCCTTCCAAATATCAATGTAGAATGTTACATTCACATGGCACAAAAACTTCACCTCTAGTCCCAGAACTAAAAGATTTGAAGGAGAAAACAAAACACCTCTACCGTAGTCCTTGCTATTTCAGCAGGGGTGAGCTTAGTGTCGCGGACTAATTTTTGAGCTTTGAGCTCTTCAAGAGGATGGTATCCATGATTGCGTACATAATTAGATGAATCAGGAACTGAATCTGAATAATCTGCAGCAACCAAAATCTTTGACGGGCAAATTTCATGCCCTGCAGGCAACCAATGTAATTTCGTAGCTCCAAGAAATGCACTTCTGTGTCTGGAATTGGATATAGGAAGAGCTACATACTTATTTTCATTAGGACAGTAACATTGTTAAAAGTACAAGAAGTTTGAAAAGTTGAAATTATTGAACATTTACATTGCGTCTTAGCAATGCATTACCACAAGGTAGTAGTCAGCATATAATTCTTCCATTCATGTACTGTGAAAGGACCAAGCACTTGCTTCCCCTTTTCTCTGAGTTGAACCTTACTATCTGCCcaacattaaaaataatctcatttctaattttatcttttcttgtatagaCACACattcatcttaacatcctcatctccattATGCTCATATGTTGCACATCCTGGTGTTTTGTTTCCCAACATTTTGTACCATACAACAAACTTTAATGGAATCTTACTATCACATGAAATCTTGTATGCACTTTTCCACTTTAACCATCCTATTCCTACCTTGATTTTGTGGGTAGCATCCTTACTAATCTCTCCATCTTTTTAaatgattgatccaagatatctaaacTGATCTATTCTGGATATGACTTGATCTACCAATTTTACCATAACATCATctacacttatatttttactaaacttacattctatattttcaatttcCACTCTACTTAACTTAAAAGCAgtgaaaatatttgaaaattagttATGAAATCAACAAGCAACAACCAAACTAATCTCACAAAGGTCTACGAGCTCCCATTCACCTTAAGCCAAAATGATCAGAAAACCTTGGGCTCTCGAAAGGAGATTTGATCCAACTGCTAGTGATTGCATGTGATATAGAGCAGCCAAACCCTTCTGTGTGACAGATATGACAATCGGAGATtcctaaaacaaaaaatatcagGAAATATATTATGGATAaaagaaagggggggggggggaagaagaaAGGTGGTCCAATGAGTGGCTTACGCAAAACAAAAATGTCAGtggcaaccaaaaaaaaaaaagaaaaacatgcgTATCTAGgtaacaaataaataagaaatcataAAATCCCCTAACCTTAAATCATGATGCAACTGTATATTTTCCCCCAACAAATAAACTGACGGGTTAAAATATAGTCAAACCACTGATACTTAAGATTGAAATCAGGCCTTGGTAGCTACTGATGGGTTCGAGTTGTGAAAATGACCTCTTTGCAAATCAACAGTGAGGAGATGGGAACCCTCTTTTACTAATAAACACGACTGATTTCTAATGATATTTTTGAGCAGTATTTTTGAACTGATATATTTATGATTTGCAAATTCAGATGAATTAATTGAGAGTGAAATGACTAATTgcgatttaaaagaaaataataatataataattttctattgagTGCAAAAGATGtaggaaaagaaaatcaatcaaGACTTGAACTTTCAATTTGTAGCAGCTGGGGTCCTGAACCAACTAAAACCCCCAAAGCAACTTACATAGTTACTATGCATTCTCAACCACAAAAAAAATCCCACATTGTAAACGTCGCCTAATATTCTCCACCACAGAAGCATACATACTAAACCATGTAACTCTGAAaccaattaaatattttcagcCACATAAACAAACATATTAAGTGACAACTGACCGAAATCATTTAccttttttttccccaaatgTTTCATGGTTGGTGATTTGTTTTATACAACTAAACATAAACAGAACCGAGCACATAAAAGTTCTAAAGAGAGTATTTTCTCTGCAAAGTCGCATAGGTTTTTATCCGATAAAATCAAACTGGGATTCCTCAAAAACGCAgcgaccaaaatgggtaagaagGGGAAATTTAAcagaaaaatctattttttcttgAGTTTTACATACACGGTAAGAGGCGGGGGGAAAGGAGAAAGGAATTTGGGAGCTACTTACCAAGAGAAATGGACGGAGTTCCAGCGATCGCCATGGGAACAGAGggagggaagagagagaaagtgtgtaGTTTTGGAATTTGGTgtagagaaaatagaaaatggatcAGATGTGGCGATGGTGGTGGAGATAACGATGGACTGGTGAGATAGTGAACTGAGTTTGTCTCTATCTGGCGTTAATAGAGTCTTAAGAAGAAGCTTGGCTCGGCGGCCATCAATTCAAGACCTCGGCGTCGAGTCAGCAcagttcagagagagagagagagacagagagggcTTCCGGTTCTTGGCTGCGTCTCCAAATCCCACTCCCCGCCGTATTTTACTACGCTCCAACCCCTCTCTCCCTCACTTGCTTCCACGCGCACGTGCTCCCacgctctctctctcaaacactCTACTGCCAGGCCGAAATAGGCTGCTGCCACGAAAGATGTATTATTAGGCTTAGAGTGGCAGTAGTCAGTTTCACCGCTACAACATCGACTGAGACAGTTCTAGATCGACAAAGCACCGAGCTTGGTCCCGATTTGCATTGTGCTTTCCGATCAGGGAGACAGTTCTAGATCgactgagagaaagagagcatgAAGCTGTCGTCGATGGTTAGCAGAGTCTGCTGTAGCGTCTCTTGCTTCGctatttctcatttgaaaaccgGTTCGCATCTTCAACATCTATTAGTTTCATCGACCACCAAGTCAGCTCTTCTTCTTGTTCGGCCGTCATCGTTATCAAGCAAATTGAGTTGTAGCATTTCCGCTTCAAAACGGGTATGTAGCAGAAGTAGAACCATCGTAACTTGTTCTGCAGATGGGTCATACCCCACCGGCGGGGAGTCTCCGGCGAAGGCACTCCGGCGGATTCTGGATTCGCCTGGGATTCACCAAGGCCCTGCTTGTTTCGATGCTCTTAGTGCAAAGCTAGTGGAGAGAGCTGGATTTGATTACTGCTTCACCACTGGTATGAGATTATTTCTCCCCTATCCCTGTTACTGATTACATGCTCCATGTATCGTTTGCATCTCATTCTAACAATTACTATATGTTAGTTGGTCTCAGGCCTGGctaatgataatatatatgtagTCTCAAGTGCTCTCAACTAAATTATGAATGTTTGGAAGAATACAAAGCTTTGCAAGGGGGTGTTAGGTGTGGACCTTTAATGTTTGGATAAGTGTCCAAAATGTGTTTCTGGCAATGATAGGTTGGATGAATGGGTGTGGCTGTGAATAGAGATGGGGGAGTGTATTGGTTTGGCAGAGATGGGGTGGTGAGAAAAAGGGTAGTTTGGGGCTTTGGGGTAGGGAAAAGTTGGGGTGGCAAAAAAACAAAGCTACTCATGTTGGATAGGGATAGGGAGGAGAAAggcataaaaattataagtttgtAAATTTCTAGTCTCCATTAATGATGCTATTCTATCACCATGGACTCCTCTCCAAAGTGCTAGTTGATATAAATTTTTGGATTCCTAAGACTAAGTGATATGCTAAGGATCTCTCTAAAATACTATTGATATGTGGTTAGGTAGTGATAAACTCTTGCTATTTAGGATCTGGCATCTATGTTAGGCCACAAATCTTACATCATTGTAACATTTCTCCAACAACTAGCcccaaaaatatcattttgcaCTCACATGATAGTAAATTGGTTTAGCTTTGAAGTAATATGTTATGGATATTGCCAGACCAATGTTGATATGGGTTGGATGACAACAGTTATCCATAAATTGGGAATTTGTTTCCAGACAACCAAAAGTAATGGtagttgattaaatttttagaaattggtGAATAGTGTATATTTTTTAGCTACCTTCAGGGTATTTACTGTATGTTACACTATATTTCTATTACATCATAATAGTGAGAAAGCACtcttaaaattctgaaaattataagCAACTATGAACAACATTCCTAGTATTTATAAAGCCACGTCCATAAAGTAGTTGGAACTTTTGGCCCTCAACATTCTTGCATGTCCAACACATATCGTGGAGTGTCCAACAAGTGTCAGCATTTTACGTGGATGTGAAACATTATTAGGAGTTCTCATGCTTCTTaccttgtattttattttatttctgacAAGAACAGGGATTTAACCTTAAAGGAGATCACCTAGTCTTGGCTCCTTGTACTTGGGGTTGTGGAGAGAGGTAAGAATGGACATACACCTAAACATTCAACATGTTCGGTCTGATCACATTGGCAACTCATAATCAAGCAAAATGTTGTCAAACCAAATAACCAGCAACCGGTTGCCACTTGCCAGGCCAGCATTTGTACCAGTGTATCAGCTGGCCTGGTTCACTggattttcatttctttttttttttctctatttccgTCTAAattataactttatttatttatttattttgaagtcAAGTCAAGCCTCATTTGACTGTTAACCCTTGACCCTTTCCCTTCCCAGTTCAATACCCTGGTCTGCTTTTCAAAACATTGCTCAAACATCATTCTCATGCCTGGTAGGATGAGGTTTTACTACACCATACAATGTCTCCATGATAGTTATATGCCATAAGCCTGAAAAGTAGAATTAGTTGCTATCTTAACTTTCAGATTTTGTATTGTGACCTGAACTTTACAGTTTTCTAATCTTTTGCTTCTTATTCTTTGGCTAGGATTTGGAATATCTGCTTCTCGGTTGGGGCTGCCAGATACTGGATTTCTTTCTTATGGAGAAATGGTAGATCAAGGGCAACAAATTACGCAAGCTGTGTCCATTCCCATTATTGGGGATGGTGATAATGGATATGGTAATGCAATAAATGTTAAGAGAACTGTTAAAGGATATATAAGAGCTGGCTTTGCTGGAATTATTCTTGAGGATCAGGTACATAGATAAAAGATTTTCTACACTGCAACATCTTGTTAAtgttttttcccatttttatttcattacacATTTTTTACTGGATTTTATGATTGCAGCATGTAGAACTAGGAGaagaaatacattttttagGTTCAGGGGTACCCCAAAATGGCATGCCACTTATGGAGTATGTTAATATCTGTACAGCGGGTGTGAAATGCTGCAATTTATGGTTTTCCAATAATGTCTTAGGGCTCAAGAAATCTGAAGGAGTATCTGCTGCGCAAGGGTCAAGTGGCACACTTGGCCCAAGAGGGAAGTACACGacttatatttgtatttatcaaGAAGTGAAAACTATGGTTGACAGATGTAGCATCTGTGACCTAACTTAATTTAACATGAAATTTCATTGTTGATCCAACAAAGGTAGCATCTGTGACCTAACTTGtggcaaatagaaaaaatgagTCCAAACTTTTCCAGTAAAGTGACAGCAAAACTTAAATGTGACCACAGAAGAACCTGAATTTGtgctctccaaggctatgttgTTGAAAAATTGCGGTGTTGTAATGACAAATATGTTGTAGTAATCCGAAGATTCCAAAGCACGAAAACTTGCTTTCCTTAAGCTTTGTTTGTTCTAAAATATAATGCATAAGGGATCCAAACAAGCCTCTAAGATACAATGGAATCAAATGTAACGTTTGTTGGCAAATGTGCAATTTCTGATAACAGACTCAAACACAAGGAATATATAACAAACACAAGAGGCTTTGTATTCTAATTCTGtagtaaaagaatacaaagaatTGATCTTTGAATGCACaaaaattatgaagttttatgtAGGAAGACTAAGGAGAGAAAAACAATATGAATTCTCAAGTGTCCTTAATCCTAGAATACAtcaatctatttatagataatgttacaacccttcaccaaaggttaCAACAATTCATGTGTTATAATCTTTCACCAAAGGTTATAACCATTCATATGTGTTACAATCCTTTACCAAAGGTTAGAACCAATTCCTATGTGTTACAACTCTTCACCAAAGGTTACAACCAATTCcttttgaaaatctctccaaCAATCCTCCAccattttaaaaatgaataaagttttgaaaaactcttGTGTAAGTTATCCAAACTTATGCATATATGAATgtgtcttttggacttgaaccttCACGTAGCAAAAGCATTTCAAATGTCAATCAAGGTGGCATGATAGACAAGCTTTGAACCAACGACCCTATCTGATTAATTGGAAATACCTTACGCACTCGTTTGAATGTCCTTATTGTGTTCATAAGTATCGACACATGAATaggccatgtgtcccatatctTGGTTTTCCTTTCATGAATATCTTGAGTAGTTTGCCAAACCACTTTGGAGATGACACCATCTCCGATATTCATATAGGTAGGCTTATCGAAAATGCCAACGTATTTAAAGCATTTTATAGATATCTATATAAGCTTCTTAGGAGCAAATTAGCTCAACCTCCCATTATCGATATGTTTCCAAACATTTCTACCTTGGGATTAACTCAACTGTTTGCAATCACTCATATGACGTACTTTACTCATTGAACCGAAGATTTTGATGTTTCAAGTGTTAG is a window of Diospyros lotus cultivar Yz01 chromosome 10, ASM1463336v1, whole genome shotgun sequence DNA encoding:
- the LOC127812179 gene encoding uncharacterized protein At3g49140 isoform X1, which produces MAIAGTPSISLGISDCHICHTEGFGCSISHAITSSWIKSPFESPRFSDHFGLRHRSAFLGATKLHWLPAGHEICPSKILVAADYSDSVPDSSNYVRNHGYHPLEELKAQKLVRDTKLTPAEIARTTVEGNSSALLVFPYMVHCEPHEHISWAEFQYVIDEYGDIFFEIFDNENILQDRGANNPVNVLIGMDITTYENRKVAATGYNVAEIDTTDDILLNDGYFEVEDTEMSDIPVQWGMPTDAGNGVHPIYFAKCLTKAVNMEHAAKMDHPSNGVSIVGCLRPAFMDEELYLQRIFSGEDSDGYTSEWKDGEVWGLRTDGQGKRSGSTLYRLEIMRIELFSVYGVQASIGLQDFQEAEPDVLVHSTSAIVEHFSEQGIRCNFALKALCKKKGLCVEAANLIGVDSLGMDVRILSGVEVQTHRFPFKVRATSEGAAVKQIHQLLFPRARRKRFRAPGNGLRDLDPF
- the LOC127812179 gene encoding uncharacterized protein At3g49140 isoform X2; protein product: MAIAGTPSISLGISDCHICHTEGFGCSISHAITSSWIKSPFESPRFSDHFGLRHRSAFLGATKLHWLPAGHEICPSKILVAADYSDSVPDSSNYVRNHGYHPLEELKAQKLVRDTKLTPAEIARTTVEGNSSALLVFPYMVHCEPHEHISWAEFQYVIDEYGDIFFEIFDNENILQDRGANNPVNVLIGMDITTYENRKVAATGYNVAEIDTTDDILLNDGYFEVEDTEMSDIPVQWGMPTDAGNGVHPIYFAKCLTKAVNMEHAAKMDHPSNGVSIVGCLRPAFMDEELYLQRIFSGEDSDGYTSEWKDGEVWGLRTDGQGKRSGSTLYRLEIMRIELFSVYGVQSAIGLQDFQEAEPDVLVHSTSAIVEHFSEQGIRCNFALKALCKKKGLCVEAANLIGVDSLGMDVRILSGVEVQTHRFPFKVRATSEGAAVKQIHQLLFPRARRKRFRAPGNGLRDLDPF